One part of the Ruegeria sp. SCSIO 43209 genome encodes these proteins:
- a CDS encoding TRAP transporter small permease codes for MAGHSSAVASHTGNNPFLRFVAALSTLAGWCSAGMIVAAVAITCQMIIVRFVLNQSTIWQTEAVIYLVIAATLVGLPYVQRLRGHVNVDLIPISLAPRARFVMAILTSVLSIAIVSVMLFYGYEYWHFAWERGWKSDTVWGVRLWIPYLAIPVGFGLLLLQLLADLVAVLLGIDKPFGLE; via the coding sequence ATGGCCGGTCATAGCTCTGCCGTTGCTTCCCACACAGGGAACAATCCCTTCCTTCGCTTTGTCGCTGCACTTTCAACTCTGGCTGGATGGTGTTCCGCAGGCATGATCGTCGCTGCTGTCGCAATCACCTGCCAGATGATCATCGTGCGCTTCGTGCTGAATCAATCGACCATTTGGCAAACCGAAGCGGTCATTTATCTGGTCATCGCCGCAACCCTGGTCGGTCTGCCTTATGTGCAGCGTCTGCGCGGTCACGTGAATGTTGACCTGATCCCGATTTCGCTCGCACCTCGAGCCCGCTTTGTCATGGCGATCCTGACTTCGGTCCTGTCCATCGCCATCGTCTCAGTCATGCTGTTCTACGGCTACGAATATTGGCATTTCGCATGGGAGCGCGGATGGAAATCCGACACCGTTTGGGGCGTTCGCCTGTGGATTCCCTACCTCGCCATCCCAGTTGGCTTTGGTCTGCTGCTGTTGCAACTGCTCGCCGATCTCGTCGCCGTCCTGCTTGGCATCGATAAACCATTTGGTCTGGAGTAA
- a CDS encoding MFS transporter yields MLSVLKNRTYRRLFFAQIVALSGTGLATVALGLLAFQLAEDSAALVLGTALTIKMVAYVTVAPLAAAFSERLDRRAMLVALDLVRAAVGLALPFVSEVWQIYVLIFILQSASAGFTPAFQATIPDVLPDEREYTKALSLSRLAVDMESLLSPILAAALLTFMSYDNLFWGTVLGFIASAVLVASVLLPSPKPSKPRGIYDRTTRGMRLYLRSPRLRGLLAVNWVISATGAMVIVNTVVIVRSDLGLSESAVALVLAAFGAGSMMMAMTIPSLLDHHSARAVMLSGAILNILALALLALSVVAIPISMSTIMVGWFTIGAGYSAMLTPGGRVLTRSAHPEDRPSVFAAQFALSHACWLVFYPVSGWLITEFGTLVTMLVLAVLACLGLITAWCIWPIDADLPVKHEHPDLPPDHPHLKGAGPHKHVIIVDSLHRQLTRSVRASDRL; encoded by the coding sequence ATGCTTTCAGTTCTGAAAAATCGAACATATCGCCGTCTGTTCTTCGCCCAAATCGTAGCGTTGTCGGGCACTGGTTTGGCAACAGTGGCTCTCGGTTTGCTCGCCTTTCAGCTTGCCGAAGATTCTGCTGCGTTGGTGCTGGGAACTGCGCTCACGATCAAGATGGTCGCATATGTCACGGTGGCGCCTTTAGCTGCCGCATTCTCGGAACGTCTGGACCGGCGCGCAATGTTGGTCGCGTTAGATCTGGTCAGAGCGGCAGTCGGCTTGGCGTTGCCTTTTGTTTCCGAGGTATGGCAGATTTATGTGCTGATCTTCATCCTCCAATCGGCATCCGCCGGATTCACACCGGCCTTTCAGGCAACCATTCCTGATGTCTTGCCGGATGAGAGAGAATACACCAAAGCACTTTCTCTTTCGCGATTGGCCGTGGATATGGAGAGCTTGTTGAGCCCGATTTTGGCTGCCGCACTGCTAACGTTCATGAGCTATGACAATCTGTTCTGGGGCACCGTCTTGGGCTTCATTGCATCAGCCGTTCTGGTTGCATCCGTATTGCTGCCATCGCCGAAACCTTCCAAACCGAGAGGTATCTACGATCGGACAACACGCGGAATGCGGTTATATCTCAGATCGCCCCGATTGCGAGGATTGCTGGCGGTAAATTGGGTCATCTCTGCTACGGGCGCCATGGTCATTGTCAACACAGTTGTCATTGTCCGCAGTGATTTGGGATTGTCAGAAAGTGCCGTCGCTTTGGTTCTTGCCGCTTTCGGGGCAGGGTCAATGATGATGGCGATGACTATCCCGAGCTTGCTGGATCACCACAGCGCGCGCGCGGTCATGCTATCCGGTGCAATACTGAACATACTTGCATTGGCGCTATTGGCCCTCAGCGTTGTAGCCATTCCTATATCAATGTCGACCATCATGGTTGGCTGGTTTACGATCGGCGCGGGGTACTCAGCAATGCTCACTCCTGGGGGGCGTGTTCTGACGCGGTCCGCCCATCCTGAAGATCGGCCTTCCGTGTTTGCAGCGCAGTTTGCATTGTCACACGCCTGCTGGTTGGTCTTTTACCCGGTTTCCGGCTGGTTGATCACTGAATTCGGAACCTTGGTTACGATGCTCGTGCTGGCGGTTCTGGCGTGCCTCGGCTTGATTACGGCATGGTGTATCTGGCCAATAGACGCAGATCTACCTGTAAAGCATGAGCATCCAGATTTGCCGCCCGACCACCCTCACCTGAAAGGTGCGGGGCCACACAAACATGTGATCATCGTCGACAGTTTGCATCGCCAGCTGACGCGCTCGGTGCGAGCCTCTGATCGCCTATGA
- a CDS encoding GntR family transcriptional regulator, whose translation MDQRLADTIAQDLEELIFDGTFSDGDRLDEVKLAEQFGVSRTPLREAFQRLALSGLVDLIARRGAFVRQPGPVELMEMFEVMAELEAVCGRLAALRISDEALLELTEANSKCQLAVDAGNPDAYYLENERFHRIIYQQSGNAFLEQETSKLHRRLKPFRRQQLRFRGRMAQSMAEHEEIVRALKKGVPEETANALRDHVAVQGEKFRNLMASLKSAAE comes from the coding sequence ATGGACCAACGACTTGCAGATACCATCGCTCAGGATTTGGAAGAGCTGATTTTTGACGGGACATTTTCGGACGGTGACCGTCTAGATGAGGTCAAACTGGCTGAGCAGTTCGGGGTCTCACGAACGCCACTTAGGGAAGCATTCCAGAGACTTGCCTTGTCGGGGTTGGTCGATCTGATAGCGCGGCGGGGCGCTTTTGTCCGACAGCCCGGCCCGGTGGAACTGATGGAGATGTTCGAGGTCATGGCCGAGCTTGAAGCCGTTTGTGGTCGACTTGCGGCGTTGCGCATTTCCGATGAAGCTTTGCTTGAACTGACCGAAGCTAACAGCAAATGCCAACTGGCCGTGGATGCGGGCAATCCCGATGCGTACTACCTGGAAAACGAGCGGTTCCATCGAATCATCTATCAACAGTCCGGCAATGCATTCTTAGAGCAAGAAACTTCCAAGCTGCACAGAAGGCTCAAACCATTCCGTCGACAGCAGCTTCGGTTCCGTGGTCGTATGGCCCAGTCCATGGCCGAACACGAAGAAATTGTCAGAGCCCTGAAAAAAGGCGTACCGGAAGAAACAGCGAATGCGCTGCGTGACCATGTCGCCGTACAGGGTGAGAAGTTTCGCAACCTTATGGCTTCACTAAAGAGCGCAGCTGAGTAG
- a CDS encoding adenylate kinase has protein sequence MTSPNTSKVLILLGPPGAGKGTQSRLLEQKFGLVQLSTGDLLRRSIESGSETGKAVESIMAEGRLVGDDIVISILRDRMRDSDCAGGVILDGFPRTLSQARALDQLLAETGQQISAVVSLAVDDKKMVDRISGRFTCAGCGEGYHDTFKPLEAAERCDNCGGSEFMRRADDKAETVAARLIEYREQTSPLIDYYSHMGVLANVDAMGPIEAINRSIEATISSRS, from the coding sequence GTGACCAGCCCGAATACGTCTAAAGTGTTAATCCTTCTCGGCCCTCCTGGTGCCGGTAAGGGAACGCAATCCCGACTGCTTGAGCAAAAATTTGGCTTGGTTCAGTTGTCGACAGGCGATTTGCTCCGAAGATCGATTGAAAGCGGCAGCGAAACAGGCAAGGCGGTGGAATCTATCATGGCTGAAGGCAGGCTCGTCGGAGATGACATCGTCATTTCGATCTTGCGTGACCGTATGAGGGATTCGGACTGTGCCGGAGGGGTGATATTAGACGGATTTCCACGCACGCTTAGCCAGGCGCGCGCATTGGATCAACTATTGGCGGAAACGGGGCAGCAGATCAGCGCTGTCGTCAGTCTTGCGGTGGATGACAAGAAGATGGTCGACCGCATTTCCGGTCGCTTTACTTGTGCAGGATGTGGCGAAGGTTACCATGATACATTCAAACCGCTTGAGGCAGCGGAACGCTGCGACAATTGCGGAGGCTCTGAGTTTATGCGCCGCGCTGACGACAAGGCCGAAACAGTCGCTGCACGTCTGATTGAATATCGTGAACAGACTTCACCCTTGATCGACTACTATAGCCATATGGGCGTTTTGGCGAATGTTGATGCAATGGGACCGATCGAGGCAATCAATCGAAGCATCGAGGCCACCATATCATCAAGGTCGTGA
- a CDS encoding ABC transporter permease, with amino-acid sequence MHILKKLPWLVITPVALFTLIAILAPWISPYDPTAQNYGAILQGPSAAHWLGTDYLGRDMLSRLINGARVSLFAISMVLASALLIGVVIGSLAGYVGGKVELVLISAIEIVLSLPSLIAALTMAWWANYTRMSRSVVASELHQPYIEAARIMGAGHVRIFSRHILPHVLALVVVYASADSGALVLAIATLSFLGLGVEPPTPE; translated from the coding sequence ATGCATATCCTGAAAAAATTGCCGTGGCTGGTGATCACCCCTGTGGCCCTGTTCACCTTGATCGCCATTCTCGCTCCGTGGATCAGCCCTTATGATCCAACTGCGCAGAACTATGGCGCCATCCTGCAGGGTCCTAGTGCCGCCCATTGGCTTGGCACCGACTATCTGGGCCGCGATATGCTCAGCCGTCTGATCAATGGCGCGCGTGTGTCTCTGTTTGCCATTTCGATGGTGCTGGCCTCGGCGTTGTTGATTGGCGTGGTGATCGGGTCTTTAGCAGGCTATGTCGGTGGCAAGGTCGAGCTTGTGCTGATCAGCGCCATCGAGATCGTACTGTCGCTGCCCAGCCTGATCGCGGCGCTGACCATGGCATGGTGGGCCAACTATACCCGCATGAGCCGCTCCGTCGTCGCATCAGAACTGCATCAGCCGTATATCGAGGCCGCGCGGATCATGGGTGCGGGCCATGTACGCATATTCTCGCGCCATATCCTGCCGCATGTGCTGGCGCTGGTGGTGGTCTATGCCTCAGCGGATTCAGGCGCGCTGGTGCTGGCGATTGCCACGCTGTCCTTTCTGGGTTTGGGGGTCGAACCGCCCACACCGGAATGA
- a CDS encoding malonyl-CoA decarboxylase, which produces MTLLADLLSTVFERRYRRDGAVAPDGRPLTELADALVGSAGETSGLALAEEILTRFDTLSDDDKLEFFRYLATAMNIDPEAVRSSLDEYERNPSKATYRTFAAAVEPARQEMIRRLNRVPGATGALVQMRADLLRLGGKEPELQALDLDFRHLFASWFNRGFLVLRPINWESPAHILEKIIAYEAVHAIDSWDDLRRRLEPTDRRCFAFFHPSMPDEPLIFVEVALNSGIPGSVQALLAEDRDPLPEDQADTAVFYSISNCQAGLASISFGNSLIKQVASDLSAELAGLKTFVTLSPIPGLTKWLSQEGIDWNIEEPDQMKALAAHYLLNAKGRGDLPFDPVARFHLGNGALVHAVHADADVSDKGRAQSGGTMVNYLYDLGRVAQNHEQFANTREVIASSEAKSLAASASLTTTQER; this is translated from the coding sequence ATGACCCTGCTGGCGGATCTTCTATCCACCGTGTTCGAGCGGCGTTACCGCCGCGACGGCGCGGTGGCTCCGGATGGCCGACCACTGACCGAACTGGCCGACGCGCTGGTTGGGTCAGCGGGGGAAACTTCGGGGCTGGCGCTGGCCGAGGAAATCCTGACCCGGTTCGATACGCTGAGTGATGACGACAAGCTGGAGTTCTTCCGCTATCTCGCCACCGCCATGAATATCGATCCCGAGGCGGTACGTTCGTCACTGGACGAATACGAGCGCAACCCTTCGAAAGCGACCTATCGCACCTTTGCGGCTGCGGTGGAACCGGCCCGGCAGGAAATGATCCGCCGTCTGAACCGGGTACCCGGTGCCACCGGAGCGCTGGTTCAGATGCGCGCCGACCTATTGCGACTGGGCGGCAAGGAGCCCGAATTGCAGGCGCTTGACCTGGACTTCCGGCACCTGTTTGCCAGCTGGTTCAATCGTGGCTTTCTGGTGCTGCGCCCGATCAACTGGGAAAGCCCGGCGCATATTCTGGAAAAGATCATTGCGTATGAGGCGGTCCATGCCATCGACAGCTGGGATGACCTGCGCCGCAGGCTGGAACCCACTGACCGGCGCTGCTTTGCCTTTTTTCATCCCTCGATGCCTGATGAGCCGCTGATCTTTGTCGAAGTGGCGCTGAACAGCGGTATTCCGGGTTCCGTACAGGCCTTGCTCGCCGAAGACCGCGATCCATTGCCCGAAGATCAGGCCGATACGGCTGTGTTCTACTCGATCTCCAACTGTCAGGCCGGGTTGGCCAGCATCTCTTTCGGCAATTCGCTGATCAAACAGGTGGCCTCGGACCTGTCGGCTGAGTTGGCGGGGCTGAAAACCTTCGTCACGCTCTCGCCAATTCCGGGGCTGACCAAATGGTTGTCGCAGGAAGGCATCGATTGGAACATCGAAGAGCCCGATCAGATGAAAGCACTGGCCGCACATTACCTGTTGAACGCCAAAGGTCGGGGCGATCTGCCGTTCGATCCGGTGGCACGGTTCCATCTTGGCAACGGTGCGCTGGTCCATGCGGTTCATGCCGACGCGGATGTTTCGGACAAGGGCCGGGCACAGTCCGGTGGCACCATGGTCAACTATCTTTATGACCTTGGCCGCGTAGCGCAGAACCACGAACAGTTCGCCAACACCCGCGAGGTAATCGCCTCGTCCGAGGCCAAATCGCTTGCCGCGTCAGCCTCTCTCACCACGACACAGGAAAGGTAA
- a CDS encoding ABC transporter permease: MIAFFLSLLVGLAGAISNGGWIDRLLRVFSLLAASTPNFFVAALLVILFSVTLGWLPAFGGAGVASRIMPCLTIALFPGAVLSRVVRVGLQEVMARPFATTGFAKGYGRSGVLLREALPNIAVPYLTTFGAQFTLMIIGSIVVETVFALKRRRRVLHRGDPVPRFRLDAGDPADLHRVHCVR; encoded by the coding sequence GTGATCGCCTTTTTCCTATCGCTGCTGGTCGGCCTTGCGGGCGCAATCAGTAATGGTGGTTGGATCGACAGGCTGCTACGGGTGTTTTCGCTGCTGGCGGCCTCGACCCCCAATTTCTTTGTCGCGGCTCTGCTGGTGATTCTGTTTTCCGTCACGCTGGGCTGGCTGCCCGCATTTGGCGGCGCAGGCGTGGCCAGCCGGATCATGCCGTGCCTGACCATTGCGCTGTTTCCCGGCGCGGTGCTCAGCCGTGTGGTGCGCGTCGGCCTGCAAGAGGTGATGGCTCGCCCTTTCGCCACAACTGGCTTTGCCAAGGGATATGGCCGGTCAGGCGTGCTGCTGCGCGAGGCGCTGCCCAATATAGCTGTGCCTTACCTGACCACATTCGGCGCGCAGTTCACGCTGATGATCATCGGGTCGATTGTGGTCGAGACGGTCTTTGCCCTCAAACGGCGTCGGCGCGTTCTTCATCGAGGCGATCCGGTTCCGCGATTTCGTCTCGATGCAGGCGATCCTGCTGACCTTCATCGTGTTCATTGTGTTCGTTAA
- a CDS encoding TRAP transporter large permease, which produces MDPLLLGAIVAIATILVLFSGVSVAIGLLIVSAGFLIVFDGPRSLELMPEILFGKLDNFALLSIPMFIIMGASIASTRAGADLYEALERWLTRVPGGLVVSNLGACALFAAMSGSSPATCAAIGKMGIPEMRKRGYPDGVAAGSIAAGGTLGILIPPSVTMIVYGIATETSIGRLFLAGVIPGLMLVGLFMAWSLYSTWKSGDATRLGSGSYTWAERFEILPRVLPFLGIILGVLYAMYGGIATPSETAAVGALLCLLIAMIIYKLWNPKDIWVVLRDSTKESVMILFIIAAAGVFSYMLSSLFITQAIAEWIGTLDVNRWVLMGAVNVFLLIAGFFLPPVAVILMAAPILLPIITTAGFDPIWFAVVLTINMEIGLISPPVGLNLYVINGIAPDISLKTILTGSLPFVACMVIAIVLLCLFPGLATWLPDLVMGAAV; this is translated from the coding sequence ATGGATCCCCTTCTGCTCGGCGCTATTGTCGCCATCGCCACCATCCTTGTTCTTTTCTCGGGCGTGTCCGTGGCCATCGGCCTGCTGATCGTCTCGGCTGGGTTCCTAATCGTCTTTGACGGACCGCGCTCGCTGGAACTGATGCCGGAAATCCTGTTCGGCAAACTCGATAACTTCGCCCTTCTGTCTATCCCGATGTTCATCATCATGGGGGCCTCAATCGCCTCTACCAGAGCTGGAGCGGATTTGTACGAAGCGCTGGAACGCTGGCTGACCCGTGTTCCCGGCGGTCTGGTCGTATCAAACCTCGGTGCCTGTGCCCTATTTGCGGCTATGTCCGGTTCGTCACCCGCGACCTGTGCCGCCATCGGCAAGATGGGTATCCCGGAGATGCGCAAACGTGGCTATCCTGACGGCGTCGCCGCCGGTTCGATCGCTGCAGGCGGTACTCTGGGAATCCTGATCCCGCCATCGGTCACCATGATCGTTTACGGTATTGCCACCGAAACCTCGATTGGCCGTCTGTTTCTGGCCGGTGTGATCCCGGGCCTTATGCTGGTGGGTCTGTTCATGGCCTGGTCGCTGTATTCGACCTGGAAATCCGGTGACGCGACCCGTCTGGGTTCGGGCAGCTACACCTGGGCCGAACGGTTCGAGATTCTGCCGCGCGTGCTGCCCTTCCTCGGCATCATTCTGGGTGTGCTTTACGCCATGTATGGCGGTATCGCCACCCCGTCGGAAACGGCTGCTGTCGGTGCCCTGCTCTGCCTGCTGATCGCGATGATCATCTACAAGCTGTGGAACCCCAAGGACATCTGGGTCGTGCTGCGCGACAGCACCAAGGAAAGCGTGATGATCCTGTTCATCATCGCCGCTGCCGGTGTGTTCTCTTACATGCTCAGCTCGCTGTTCATCACACAGGCGATTGCCGAATGGATCGGTACGCTGGACGTGAACCGTTGGGTTCTGATGGGTGCGGTCAACGTGTTCCTGCTGATCGCCGGGTTCTTTCTGCCGCCCGTCGCTGTGATCCTGATGGCGGCACCGATCCTGCTGCCGATTATCACCACCGCTGGCTTCGATCCGATCTGGTTTGCGGTTGTACTGACCATCAACATGGAGATTGGCCTGATCTCGCCCCCTGTCGGCCTGAACCTCTATGTGATCAACGGCATTGCGCCCGACATCTCGCTCAAGACCATCCTGACAGGCTCTCTCCCCTTCGTGGCCTGCATGGTGATCGCGATTGTCCTGCTGTGCCTGTTCCCCGGTCTAGCCACATGGCTGCCTGACCTGGTGATGGGAGCAGCGGTATGA
- a CDS encoding universal stress protein: MYGNILVPVSFDTDRDAQRALDVAQTLRSDGGHITLLHVIEHLPQYTSDLLPENHLDIAKTSVTDKLGPLVDGVADSKIEIVEGQSGRGILDYATNNNADCIVIASHQPGLQDYLLGSTAARVVRHANCSVHVVR; encoded by the coding sequence ATGTATGGAAATATTCTAGTCCCTGTTTCCTTTGATACCGACCGCGACGCGCAAAGAGCGCTGGATGTCGCACAAACTCTCCGCTCGGATGGTGGTCATATTACTCTATTGCATGTCATTGAGCACCTTCCGCAATACACAAGCGACCTGCTTCCTGAAAACCATCTGGATATCGCAAAGACCAGCGTTACTGACAAACTGGGCCCACTAGTCGACGGGGTTGCGGACTCCAAAATTGAAATTGTCGAAGGACAGTCGGGCCGTGGAATTCTCGATTATGCAACGAATAACAATGCAGACTGCATCGTTATCGCAAGCCACCAGCCTGGATTGCAGGATTATCTTCTGGGGTCCACAGCGGCACGCGTAGTCAGGCATGCAAACTGTTCCGTACACGTGGTGCGATAG
- a CDS encoding metal-sensing transcriptional repressor, whose product MHTSHPTIIARLKRAEGHLAKVIKMLEQQSPCADVAQQLHAVEKAVMNAKRALIHDHIDHCLTGRDDSRQAAEELKSISKYL is encoded by the coding sequence ATGCACACCTCACACCCAACAATTATCGCGCGGCTTAAGCGGGCCGAAGGCCATCTTGCGAAAGTCATCAAGATGTTAGAACAGCAGAGTCCCTGCGCAGACGTCGCGCAGCAACTACACGCCGTTGAAAAAGCAGTTATGAACGCAAAACGAGCGCTTATTCACGACCATATCGATCATTGTCTGACGGGCAGGGATGATTCCAGGCAAGCCGCGGAAGAATTGAAGAGTATTAGCAAATATCTTTGA
- a CDS encoding malonyl-CoA synthase, with protein MANPLYDGLFGAHAGKDTAFLQLLDGTTITHQDFLSTAAQIAHVATQLGLKPGDRVAAQIEKSPEALALYAACAQAGLVFLPLNTAYTVDELTYFIENSGASLIVCDSRSEEKLAPVGAQLGAKVETLNADGSGSLMEQAAAMPASFETVDRDGDDLAAFLYTSGTTGRSKGAMLTQNNLLSNAQTLVKEWRFTSDDVLLHALPIFHTHGLFVATNVTLAAGSSIVFMPKFDLDEIIGRMPNATTMMGVPTFYTRLLDDDRFTKNLAAHMRLFVSGSAPLLAETHVQFEERTGHRILERYGMTETNMNTSNPYDGDRRAGTVGFPLPGVELQICDSDGNALAQGEIGEIEVRGPNVFKGYWQMPEKTAAELRENGFFITGDLGRIDEDGYVHIVGRNKDLIISGGYNIYPKEIELVLDDQSGVLESAVVGVPHPDFGETVLGVIVAEPGQTPDLDAMMQAVRGSLARFKHPRKLILLDELPRNTMGKVQKNILRDRYKDMFVAA; from the coding sequence ATGGCCAATCCTCTCTATGACGGTTTGTTCGGCGCACATGCCGGTAAAGACACAGCCTTTTTGCAGTTGCTCGACGGAACGACCATCACCCATCAGGACTTCCTGAGCACCGCGGCACAAATCGCCCATGTGGCGACGCAGCTGGGCCTGAAACCCGGCGACCGGGTTGCGGCACAGATCGAGAAATCGCCCGAAGCGCTGGCGCTATATGCTGCCTGTGCGCAGGCAGGTCTTGTATTCCTGCCGCTCAATACCGCTTACACTGTGGATGAATTGACCTATTTCATCGAAAACAGTGGCGCCTCGCTGATCGTTTGTGACAGCCGCAGCGAAGAGAAACTCGCCCCGGTTGGTGCGCAGCTTGGCGCGAAGGTCGAAACCCTGAACGCCGATGGCAGCGGCAGCCTGATGGAGCAGGCTGCAGCAATGCCTGCCAGCTTTGAGACCGTTGACCGTGATGGCGACGATCTGGCCGCATTCCTCTATACATCGGGGACCACAGGCCGATCGAAGGGTGCGATGCTGACCCAGAACAACCTGTTGTCGAATGCACAGACGCTGGTCAAAGAATGGCGATTCACATCCGACGACGTGCTGCTGCATGCACTGCCGATCTTTCACACTCACGGACTATTCGTGGCCACCAATGTCACGCTGGCTGCAGGCAGCAGCATCGTTTTTATGCCCAAGTTCGATCTGGATGAGATCATCGGGCGGATGCCCAATGCCACGACCATGATGGGCGTGCCAACCTTCTACACCCGCCTTCTGGACGATGACCGCTTCACCAAGAATCTGGCCGCACATATGCGCCTGTTTGTTTCAGGCTCGGCACCCTTGCTGGCCGAAACCCATGTACAGTTCGAAGAACGCACCGGCCATCGCATCCTTGAACGCTATGGCATGACCGAAACTAACATGAACACCTCGAACCCCTATGACGGTGACCGCCGCGCAGGCACGGTGGGCTTTCCATTGCCTGGGGTCGAGCTGCAGATCTGTGATTCAGACGGCAATGCGCTGGCTCAGGGCGAGATCGGCGAGATCGAGGTACGCGGGCCCAACGTGTTCAAAGGTTACTGGCAGATGCCGGAGAAGACTGCCGCCGAACTGCGCGAGAACGGGTTCTTCATCACTGGCGATTTGGGCCGGATCGACGAAGACGGCTATGTTCATATTGTTGGCCGCAACAAAGACCTTATTATTTCAGGCGGTTACAACATCTATCCCAAAGAAATCGAGCTGGTTCTGGATGACCAGTCCGGCGTGCTGGAAAGCGCCGTGGTGGGCGTTCCACATCCCGATTTCGGCGAAACTGTTCTGGGCGTGATCGTTGCAGAGCCGGGCCAAACCCCCGATCTGGACGCAATGATGCAGGCCGTGCGCGGTAGCTTGGCGCGGTTCAAGCATCCACGCAAACTGATCCTGCTGGACGAACTGCCCCGCAACACCATGGGCAAAGTTCAAAAGAACATCCTGCGCGACCGATACAAAGACATGTTCGTGGCAGCGTAA
- the dctP gene encoding TRAP transporter substrate-binding protein DctP — protein MKSVFKTAVAALALASAGTLVSAEELRLSHQWSNKDIRHQVAQIVADEVAAADVDLEIKIFGSKSLFKPREQYKPLSRGQLDMTILPLSYAGGQQPAYNLTLMPGLVKNHDHAARLADSPFMEALEEKMAQDDVMVLVHGYLAGGFAGKDKCITNPEDVAGLQTRAAGKSFEQMLAGADASIASMASSEIYNAMQTGVLQAANTSSSSFVSYRIYEQVACYTPAGDVALWFMYQPLLMNKSTFDGLNEDQQAALLAASKKAQAFYLEEAKKQDANSAKVFADAGVEIAEMSAEDFEAWRTLAMETSYKAFVEEVPDGQDLLDKALAVE, from the coding sequence ATGAAATCAGTGTTCAAAACGGCCGTCGCTGCGTTGGCGCTTGCATCCGCAGGTACATTGGTGTCAGCGGAGGAACTGCGCCTGTCACATCAGTGGTCGAACAAGGACATTCGCCATCAAGTAGCACAGATTGTTGCAGACGAGGTTGCGGCGGCGGACGTTGATCTGGAAATCAAGATTTTCGGCTCGAAATCGCTGTTCAAGCCGCGCGAGCAGTACAAGCCGCTCAGCCGCGGTCAATTGGATATGACCATACTGCCGCTGTCCTACGCCGGCGGTCAGCAGCCTGCCTATAATCTGACGCTGATGCCGGGATTGGTGAAAAACCACGATCACGCTGCCCGTCTGGCCGACTCGCCCTTCATGGAGGCGTTGGAAGAGAAAATGGCTCAGGACGACGTGATGGTGCTGGTGCATGGCTATCTGGCCGGTGGCTTCGCCGGTAAAGACAAGTGCATCACGAACCCTGAGGATGTCGCAGGCCTGCAGACTCGCGCGGCAGGTAAATCCTTTGAGCAGATGCTGGCCGGCGCTGATGCCTCGATCGCATCAATGGCGTCGTCAGAAATATATAACGCCATGCAAACCGGCGTTTTGCAGGCGGCCAACACGTCGTCCTCGTCCTTTGTCAGCTACCGCATCTACGAGCAGGTTGCCTGCTATACCCCAGCCGGCGATGTGGCGCTGTGGTTCATGTATCAGCCGCTGCTGATGAACAAATCCACCTTCGACGGACTGAACGAAGATCAGCAAGCCGCATTGCTGGCTGCATCGAAAAAGGCACAGGCCTTCTATTTGGAAGAGGCCAAGAAACAGGACGCCAACTCGGCGAAAGTTTTTGCCGACGCCGGTGTTGAGATTGCGGAGATGAGCGCCGAAGACTTCGAAGCATGGCGTACGCTGGCAATGGAAACATCTTACAAGGCCTTCGTAGAAGAGGTTCCTGATGGGCAGGACCTGCTGGACAAGGCTCTGGCAGTCGAATGA